The sequence ttaacgttcacataacaccactagaggagagacaacatacatctcatcaaaatatcgaacgaataccaaattcacatgactacttatagcaagacttctctcatgtcctcaagaacaaacgtaactactcacaaatcatattcatgttcataatcagaggggtattaatatgcatataggatctgaacatatgatcttccaccgaaaaaaccaactagcatcaactacaaggagtaatcaacactactagcaacccacaggtaccaatctgagattttgggacaaagattggatacaagagatgaactagggtttgagaggagatggtgctggtgaagatgttgatggagattgatcccctcccgctgagaggatcaatggtgatgacgatggtggtgatttccccctcccggagggatgtttccccggcagaacagcaccgccggagccctaaattggttcttccaaggttccgcctcgtggcggcggtgtctcgtcccgtaagcttgcctgtgattttttccagggtaaaatacttcatatagcagaagatgggcaccggaggcctgccaggtggcccacgaggcaggggggcgcgccccaccctcgtggacggtgggtggcccccctctggtattttctttgctcagtattttttattaattccaaaaataacttccgtggagtttcagaacttttagaattgtgcagaataggtctctaatatttgctccttttcaaacccagaattccagctgccggcattctcccttttcatgtaaaccttgtaaaataagagataatatgcatacgtattgtgacataacatgtaataacagcccataatgcaataaatatcgatataaaagtatgatgcaaaattgACATATCATATGTATCTAGGTCGGCACGGGGAACATCCTTGACCGACACGCCACATCGTCAAGTGCCTGTTTTGCAGGTCTGGTCTTCGGCTCACAACACCTACAAGGCTATGGCGATGGTCTGGATTTGGTTTGCTGGTGCTCCGCTTCTTTCCTCGATGTGTGTCTCGGCGGCGCTGACCGTCAACGGCGGCTCCAGATTTGTTTGTTTGCACGGACTAAGGCCTTGTTTGATAGTTCTGCATTTTCTATGTATTTGGAGAATATTGTTCTATGTATTTGGAGAATACTATAGTTTTTTCAAATATCATGGTTTTAATTACAATGAGCTGTTTGGTTCCCACAAAAACCGTAGCTTTAATACTACAGTATTCCCCAAAACGCAATTTTTCCTCTGTTTAAAGAAAAGAACCCCAAACCTCTTTTTTTTTTAACTGAACAGGCGAGAAAACAGGCccgtctcgttcttcttcctcgttTGCTTCCAAGCCGCCGCTACTGCTCTCTCGTCGCTGGAGATAGGCGCGCTCTCTCGTCGCGCTGGAGATAGTCTCACCGCTGCTCCTTCGTTCGCTTCCAAGCCGCCTCCTTTCTTGCTTGATGCATTACGTGTCATTCTATGTTTGAAGTAATGCTTGGGAGGAGACACCAATCGAATCCATTGCAAGGCGTCGAGCTTGACCGCACGGTTCCAGTTTATGCGCAGCTCCACGTGGTGCGCCGCCGGCTACACCGTGTTGCGGGCTGTGAGGTCCTAGCTCCACGGGTAGCTCATGATGCCCCTTGACAGCAGCACAGAAGAGTGCCAATGAGTTCGTGAGGTGACACAAGTCAGTGTTGTGGTAGTTCGACTGCCTCCTCTTTGGTAAGCTACAGCCCAACCATTGGCATAGTCATTGCAGTTTGGCAGTGGCCTTTGTGCGTGGTCATTCAAAGTTTGTGCATGTGGGTGGCCTTTGTGCATGGCCGTTGAGTATGTAACAGCTGGGTAGCTAAAGAGAAAACGGCTAGCTAGCTAACCGGTTTACGTAGATATATGCAGCACCAGCCAAACAACTCAAAGTATTTTTAATGCTTCAAAATATTGTGATATATCAAAACAGTGGTATTTTATATCTACATGCAAAAATATTGTAATTTTTCAATACTGTGGGTTCTTAATACTTCACTATCAAACACAGCCTAAGGACTTATTTGTTATATATTTTTATGTAGGGTTTTTTCTACAATGTTTACTGGACATCTCCCAGTCTTTATGCTTATTTTCGCACGTGTATGTGAAGTTGATTCCCACTATCCTATTTATCTCTACATGCCCACATGCCACCTCATCAAGACCAACCACTACATGCAtgagtatttttttattattattagttCATCTCATGCACACCTTTCACCTCACCATCATAGAACCTCATCAAAAGTCTACTCAACAAGCATGCTTTTTTTTCCATCACGTTATGCCACTTATATTCAAAATGTCTTCGGACTATGCAATAATTAAAtacaatatatatgtatatatatatatagataaaaCTGTGTTTGTTTTTAGCTTTAGTTCATATATTATTAATTCAACGATGAAGCTTTATACAATCAAATCCCTGAAATATACTGCTATTGATTTCCGCAACAACGCACGGGCTATCATCTACAATATGTGAGGTCAAGAAAAGATATTTCTTAAAAAAAAAAAAGACGCGCGCGCATCCGGCCGGACTCGTCCCGCTCGAGCCCATCCGAACTCTTCCCGAGTCCAACACGAGTGTTTGTGTTCGCGTTCGGTTGTGCTACTCCCGACCCGAGCCACAAGCTGGCCCGAGccgaaggtgatcgatccagagcCGCCGCGCACCCCCAATTCCGAAGGAGAAGAAAGGACGGAGAGGGGAACCCTAGGAGATGAAGGGGGAGATGGCGGCCGGCGGGCTGGCGGGAACGGAGCTGGTCAACACCGGCGGGGCGTAGGCCGGCGAAAACCCAAGGGCGACCGGCAGAGGGAAGAAGAAGGCGCTGAGGATGGCCCGCCAGAAGAAGCCCTCGTTCTACAGGAGAGACGATCGCCCAGACCGCGAGGAGTTCATGCGGGCTCTCAGGGAGGAGGAGCCCATAGAGCAGAGGGAGGAGGACGAGATCCCCGATTACCGCGAACTCTGGGACTGTCTCTACGCCGACCACTTCGGCTCCTTCGACGACGAAAGTGAGTGTCAGTCGAATCTGTTTTCCTCTTGCTGCGGATCCAATGATGAACAGGTGGTCGAAAGTCGATGCAGGGGAGTAAAGTGAAGGGATTTTGTTGTCCTACACACGTCATTAGTAGTAATTTAGGAATCAAaatcaaatgatgatgaattttgttTTCCTACAATATATATACTGTCAGAGACCTCTTTGCATCATGTAGGAGAATTACCCAACCCAGGCCATCCACATACCCGTCAATACTAGAATCCACGGCAACATGGATGGTgaaaccaccaatatgttactctGTAGACTCTGGTCATCACAATTTTGCTTCCTGCAAGTAGGATTGCGTGTGTCGTTCCTGCTGACAAGCACCTAGTATTGCTGTCTAATACTCTTATCACAATTTTTCTTCATTCAGCTGCTCTTGGCCCCATGCGCCATGCATTCGAACCCATCCCACAGTACGCCGCCCCTGATTGTACCTTGCAGATCTTCTACATCCGAGTCTCCGAGATCGGCAAAGATGGTCTCCAGTGGCCTCTGCATGTCCATGGATTGGTTGCTGCCAGGGACTCCGTAGATCACAAGCGTAACTTCCTCTTCAATCGCACTGCGGATGATTGCCAAACCCTCACCCAAAGAAGTGAGCACCATCTATCTAAGCATGCCTTGTCTGTTTTGTTTGGCTTTCTTTCTTCCTTCCTTATTCTGCTATGTGCTATACTGCCAGACTGTCGGTTTGGTTGATTAACTGATGATGATTGTGATGCTTGCAGGATCCATGGTTGATGTTAAATGGCCCATCTCGTGCGCTCGTGTTAATTGACCCGATTGCATTTGAAGTTCAGCTAAAAGTAAAGAGCAAAACAGAGCCTGGAAAGGATGAACTGTTGGCTTTCAAAGTTTTCAGCTACTACAAAGCTTTTCATTCTGATGAGGTGGTATTTACACGCTTCACGTGCAAGCGCTGCACGCTTGAGTTTGCATATGCGCCGCTGCTTCCTTCAGTCGAGGCCACTGTCACTGTCCAAGTTATTGATGGGTCATGGGACGACCATGTTCAAGGAGTTGTTACTTGCCGCACTGCCAGCATGGAAAATGGGGAGATGGTGTTGCTTGCTTCTCGAGATGGAAAAATGCCTGTCAACTCGGATGGTGTGATTGAGCTTTCAAGGCGCGTTGTTTCTGTAGAATTAAGGGGACAGCTGTTGGTTTCTGTGCTGGGCCGTGGGACGGGTGATAAGAAAGGTTTGGTCGCGACAGATACCGCTCTCTTTACACAGATGAATGCCGGCACGAGTCATGGCGTATGTGATCTTGGTTTCTGCAAGGTGCAAGTTACTGTTGCTTGGTCCTTTCTTTCTACCCTGGCAGACATGCTGTTTTCTGCTTAACAGGTGTGTCTGGAGGGTGTCGGGGATAGTTTTTGACCAACCTGTTTAGCCTTTTTAGTGGTGTTTCTAACTCGTAAACTGTTGAAGAACCGGTGGTGTTTTGTAGCAGCTCAGATGGTGTCTAAGCAGCCCAGTTGTTGAGCTTATACCGGTGTCTAAGCGGCTCAGATGGTGTCTAATGCAGTATCTACTAATTTATTTGATCCGTGTTTGCGTGTTAGTGTGTACATGAACATACACTTGTTCTGAATTAGTTGTGCAGCACAGATGTAACTGAAACAATGCA comes from Triticum aestivum cultivar Chinese Spring chromosome 5B, IWGSC CS RefSeq v2.1, whole genome shotgun sequence and encodes:
- the LOC123116651 gene encoding uncharacterized protein, with product MARQKKPSFYRRDDRPDREEFMRALREEEPIEQREEDEIPDYRELWDCLYADHFGSFDDETALGPMRHAFEPIPQYAAPDCTLQIFYIRVSEIGKDGLQWPLHVHGLVAARDSVDHKRNFLFNRTADDCQTLTQRRSMVDVKWPISCARVN